The following DNA comes from Nothobranchius furzeri strain GRZ-AD chromosome 19, NfurGRZ-RIMD1, whole genome shotgun sequence.
ACCTCATTCCTCATTAGTTAAAAGGATTCTGCCAAAGACTCTACTTGGTGCCAAAATCAGAGAGAATTTTAAGATTAGAGAGCGCCAGAAACAAAGAGGTTGATTTATTTGCTTCAAATAGACAAAGGTAACTAGGAATGATGCTGATGTGTGTTTGTAAATCATAAAGTTAAATTAAATGTAAAGTTTATGATAATTGTGCGGTAATAATAGATTATTGTTGTTTTTCTGTGGTAGATTCCAAAGGATGTGTGAAAAGTCTGCACAGACAAAAGCACTATTTTCTTAATGAATGAATAGATTAATGAGTCATTCAGCTTTGCGCTGTAGGAGCTTAACGTCTCGAGTCAATGGAAAGACTCGTCTTTGGCAAGGCAAAGGAACCCTCCCTGCGTCACGTCTGCACCTTTGAGTCTTTCCACGCACCATCTGTCTGGCTTCCTCTGACACAGTTTTGATAATCTCATTTGCATGTGATTGTAGATAGCTACGCTGCAAAAAATGATTTCCAagatggtaaaaaatactttaatTTAGACATTTTGTCTTATTTTTTAGTACAAAAAATTATCTGTAGAAACAGCTCTACTTAAAATAAGGCAAATATTAAATATAATATTTTCCTAAATCTAACAGAATAATTggctagttttaagaattctagccaGTGGCACTTGTCAGATTTTTCTACTCAAAAGAAAAATTGATTATATTTCAagtagtgctgtttttatttatttcttcagataagatttttttttctttttacacaaaaaaaaaacaataaaaatgtctaaaacaaggcttttttacttTCTTCAAAATCCGTGTTTACTGATCAAGATGCTAGTATTCTGAGCTAAATTCCTTATAACAGTTTATTCACCTGCTGAATGTAAACCCTTTTTACCTGCACAGATTTGTTTAGCGACACGTAACGAGATAACTGTCTTCTGCGTCTCCAGGTAATTCTATTTGAAGACCAGCAAGGTCATTAGTTAAGTCTCTATAAGAGCAGGCAGAGACATTTGTAGAAAGAGAAGGAGCGCTAGAGATGCATGGAACTGACGGCGTGCTTTTACAGGAGTAACCAGGAGCTGAGCTGATTGGGTCACATCTCCCTCACAGGTAAGTCCTTGTTAAagaaaattaaaatgcattttcacAGCAAATTACTAAGCATCTGTATTTGATAATTTTCAGGTTGCCGCAGCTTTATTTGTGCGCTGAGACTCGACACGGCCGTGTAATCCCACATTTTAAATCGGGGAAACATCCACGCACCTCATACTCGGGATGGATTCCTTCATGTCGCTGGGTGCTCCTCTGAAGCAGTTCACCAGCTGCGTATCTGGAACTAAACCTCCCACCAAGAGGAGTGCGTCGGGCCGCAGATGCAGCTTTACACGCAGGAAGAGCATCAGCAGGAGGAGaagccttccctccagcagccagAAAGTCCCAGACTCCTGGCTCAGAGCGTATCAGGATGAACTTAAGAGGGAGAGGTATAGTTAAAAATCAGTTTTTAGTATTTCAGATCCTTTTCATGAATGTAATGACTGACTCTTGGCCAGACAGGTTTGGATTAGTTAAGATCAGGCTGTTTGTCACATGAATAAGCTGCTCGCCCATGTGCTACGCCTAATGTTGTTCTGTGCTGTTTGCCAAAGGAAACGTCAGCAAGCCTTATTAGCCAAGAAGAATGCAGAAAGGACAGTGAGGACACATTTCAGGAGCCACCACTGCCTTCCAAGGGTGAGTAAACGGGTAAAGAGTGTGACATTTTGTTAGTTGTCATGTCATAATCTGTGTTTTCTGCCTGCAGCACACCACAGCTGGCAGGAAACCAGCACCAGCGAAGGAGGATTCTTTCTTTGGAGCCTTTCAGGGCCTCAGCCTAGATGGGCTGATGGGAAGCGGAGCTGGAGGCGCCGCCGTCTCTACTACTGCTTCAGCTGGAGATCAGTGCAAAGTCATGTGAAGTGCAATGTTTAAGGACCTTCCGGATCCTGAAGGAATGTCCTCACAAAGATGACCAGATGAAGATATGAACTGAAAACTGATGTTTAAATACTTGGAATTTTTTTAATAATCTGTATACACCGTTTTGCCAATGAAGCACTTTTTTTGTAGGGGTGGGATGAAAATAAAAGAATTAGCAACACTTTACTGACTCGTGCTCTAAATAGTTTAATTGAATTGCTTAGAATTTAaccctcaggctcaaaataagttttgataaaaggacgatcaACTAAGTACTTCAGCGGTACttctgatttaaaaaatgctcatgacatatgtggagtaaccaggtaggtaggttttaacgttgcaaatctgcaacgccggcCTCCAGACGGTTAATACaagcaaaaatatttttacaCATCTGAGATGACATGGATGCCACGCTGGCATCCGAAAAACTAAACCTGGGGTTTTCCTACCTCCAAGACTTTTTGATTTGTCACCCATGTACAGATTAGTAAATGAAACTAAAACCTTTATTCATCTGCTGAATTTTCAAAGAAGTTACAGAAATTTTACACTCAGGTCTGTAGATCGTGGCAAACTAAACTGGTAAAGACCAAGCTTTATTAAGTTAAAGAAAAGCAAATACACTCATTTCTCATCAGTGAAGATGCATCAACTCCTTACACAACAGAGGTATGACCGCTGGCTTCAACTCACAAATATGTACATTAGAAAATGAAGTACAAAACAACAGTTTGTCAGAAGTAACTTGCCGTACTTGTATCCAGGTGAAAGTTACACATGGGACTACAGAACACAAGGTGACAATACACAGAAGATGCATTTTTACTTTAACAAGATTCATTTTCTTCTACAACTCAGTCTTCCACCGTCACTCCCGCTGTTCCATCTTAACTTTAGGGGGCTTGAGAAATGACCTGCTCTTTTTCTCTTTGCTCTTCCCTTTAGACTGGAAGGTTCTCCAACTGTCCACCCGCCCATCTCTCGATTCCTGCAAAAtgtcaaacatttaaaaaatgccaGCTTGTATGCATGAGCTAAACTGTCGGACAAGGTCCCACCTCAAAATTTTTCTGCCATTCTCTGTCCCGCTTAGCCTTCTCAGCAGTCTCAATTTCTTCTTCTCTTGCCCTTTTTCTGTTTAGGAAAATAACATTTAATATTAAAGAGGCGTTCAGAAACACAAAAACAGCTGCCTGCAACAACCAGGTTACCTTTCATGCATGTCCTTTGCTTCCCTTTCCTTCCTCTTGATTTCCAGCTCTGCAAAAAGCTTCATGGTCTGTTTGTATACGGCTTGTCTGAACttaaacaaaagaagaaaaaaaaagaaaatcaaggCTTCTTTTAAACACTGAATTATTTTCCAATATGcacatattttatttttaattattaaatgtttcatttatatatatataaaaaatta
Coding sequences within:
- the LOC129164579 gene encoding uncharacterized protein → MDSFMSLGAPLKQFTSCVSGTKPPTKRSASGRRCSFTRRKSISRRRSLPSSSQKVPDSWLRAYQDELKRERKRQQALLAKKNAERTVRTHFRSHHCLPRHTTAGRKPAPAKEDSFFGAFQGLSLDGLMGSGAGGAAVSTTASAGDQCKVM